In Risungbinella massiliensis, a single window of DNA contains:
- a CDS encoding Imm30 family immunity protein — protein MTVNEKIKVLYKNRYMKDEKEFNQFVNSLDFLSEPNWFDPLKFSEKDIKDIYTVFEDDTESHDVMFGLLHLVEALDLHGRVLIHSLPTMYPHALNWLLTFVARILNSIEATASFKENYAKLTETEKLFVHMILQELVEDSPIFFERVKLLTETN, from the coding sequence ATGACAGTAAATGAAAAGATCAAAGTCCTTTACAAAAACAGGTATATGAAAGATGAGAAGGAATTTAATCAGTTTGTGAATTCTCTTGATTTTTTAAGTGAACCAAATTGGTTCGACCCTTTGAAATTTAGTGAGAAGGATATTAAAGATATTTACACGGTATTTGAAGATGATACCGAGAGTCATGATGTTATGTTTGGGTTATTACATTTAGTTGAGGCATTAGATCTACATGGAAGGGTATTGATTCATTCGCTTCCTACTATGTATCCTCATGCGTTGAATTGGCTGTTAACTTTTGTGGCTCGTATCTTGAATTCAATAGAAGCTACAGCAAGTTTTAAGGAAAACTACGCCAAACTAACTGAGACAGAAAAATTATTCGTGCATATGATATTACAAGAATTGGTTGAAGATAGTCCTATCTTTTTTGAAAGAGTTAAGTTATTAACGGAGACAAATTAG
- a CDS encoding RHS repeat-associated core domain-containing protein has translation MYRGTTYTYDDNGNLLSDGNRTYTYDAENRLTAVKDKAGATIASYTYRADGMRQTMTTPAKGTITFHYDENKNVVFETNSSNTVIARYTYNAENQPVSMKTNGQYYYYQLNGHGDVVALTDANGAKVATYDYDAFGNLIAETGTVDNPYRYAGYRYDKETELYYLQSRYYNSEIGRFLTRDTFLGISQLPITQNQYIYVENNPLINIDPDGHLTKTITITKRQLNSTVNAAKWALSILGVKYYGLGGFFTVQALSFLLDEFKDNIYGDYAGIRVQITYTLSWRWGYYKYRYRYQKLTIKRVRIYRYR, from the coding sequence TTGTATCGAGGCACTACCTATACCTATGATGACAACGGCAACTTGCTTAGTGACGGAAATCGCACCTATACCTATGATGCAGAAAATCGTCTTACTGCTGTAAAAGACAAAGCAGGAGCCACCATCGCATCCTACACCTATCGGGCAGATGGAATGCGTCAGACGATGACCACCCCAGCCAAAGGAACGATCACGTTCCATTATGATGAAAACAAAAATGTCGTTTTTGAGACAAATAGCAGCAATACCGTTATTGCAAGATATACCTATAACGCTGAAAACCAACCAGTGAGCATGAAGACCAATGGTCAATATTACTACTACCAGCTAAATGGACATGGTGATGTAGTAGCATTGACAGATGCCAATGGTGCTAAAGTAGCTACCTATGACTATGATGCATTTGGGAACTTGATAGCAGAGACTGGAACAGTGGACAATCCTTATCGGTATGCGGGGTATCGTTATGATAAGGAGACCGAGTTGTATTATTTACAGAGTAGATATTATAACTCGGAGATTGGGAGATTTTTGACGAGGGATACATTTTTAGGTATTAGTCAATTGCCTATTACTCAGAATCAATATATTTATGTTGAAAACAATCCTTTAATTAATATAGATCCAGACGGTCATTTAACTAAAACTATCACTATCACTAAGAGGCAATTAAACAGCACAGTTAATGCTGCAAAATGGGCACTTAGTATTCTTGGAGTTAAGTATTATGGGCTTGGGGGTTTTTTCACAGTTCAAGCATTAAGCTTTCTGTTAGATGAATTTAAAGATAATATTTATGGTGATTACGCAGGTATTCGAGTACAAATAACTTATACACTCTCCTGGCGATGGGGTTATTATAAATATCGTTATAGGTATCAAAAGCTTACTATAAAAAGAGTAAGGATTTATCGATATAGATAG
- a CDS encoding RHS repeat-associated core domain-containing protein, whose amino-acid sequence MDNPYRYAGYRYDKETGLYYLQSRYYNSEIGRFLTRDTFLGVDTNPLSINKYAYTANNPVMHTDSNGHIVPLQVVAILVTSFIHTAIGFFITVSFNPYKWNWYRGRSSFLVTWAVNFALHFLPGSFMWKHAKGVTGKLRRILPKIVNAFKSGYRTGIKKARPIIRSFGRYIW is encoded by the coding sequence GTGGACAATCCTTATCGGTATGCGGGGTATCGTTATGATAAGGAGACCGGGTTGTATTATTTACAGAGTAGATATTATAACTCGGAGATTGGGAGGTTTCTGACGAGGGATACGTTTTTAGGTGTAGATACAAATCCTTTGAGTATTAATAAGTATGCTTATACTGCAAATAATCCAGTTATGCACACGGACTCTAATGGGCATATTGTCCCATTGCAGGTAGTGGCCATATTGGTAACTTCTTTCATTCATACAGCAATTGGTTTCTTTATTACAGTATCGTTTAATCCATACAAGTGGAACTGGTACAGAGGACGATCCTCTTTTTTGGTTACTTGGGCAGTAAATTTTGCTCTTCATTTCCTTCCAGGTTCTTTCATGTGGAAACATGCAAAGGGTGTAACAGGAAAATTACGTAGGATTTTACCTAAAATAGTTAATGCTTTTAAATCTGGCTATCGTACTGGAATAAAAAAAGCAAGACCAATAATCAGATCCTTTGGTAGGTACATCTGGTAG